In Bacillus cereus ATCC 14579, a single window of DNA contains:
- a CDS encoding M3 family oligoendopeptidase: protein MSFKDYEYKRPNIEELKEKFTVALEKFDNAKTVEEQKQVIHSINEIRNDFGTMGNLCYIRHSVDTTDTFYKEEQDFFDEFSPVVQGYGTKYYKALINSPFREELEAYYGKQLFALAECDLKTYSDEVVKDLQLENKLSSQYTQLLASAKIDFAGEERTLSQLIPFMQGKERSERKAASEAYYGFLAGNEEELDRIYDELVKVRTKIAKSLGFKNFVELGYARMYRTDYNAEMVANYRQQVLDYIVPVTTELRKRQQARIGVEKLAYYDENFEFATGNPTPKGDADWIVDHGKTMYKELSAETDEFFNFMLDNDLLDLVAKKGKAGGGYCTYIENYKAPFIFSNFNGTSGDIDVLTHEAGHAFQVYESRKFEIPEYNWPTYEACEIHSMSMEFFTWPWMKLFFEEDADKYYFSHLSSALLFLPYGVSVDEYQHYVYENPEASPEERKTAWRNIEKKYLPHRDYEENDYLERGGFWQRQGHIYSSPFYYIDYTLAQICALQFWKRARDNRQEAWEDYVNLCQQGGSKSFLELVEVANLTSPFAEGCVKSVITEIEAWLHAIDDTKL, encoded by the coding sequence ATGTCATTTAAAGACTATGAATATAAACGCCCAAATATTGAAGAGTTAAAAGAGAAATTTACTGTTGCTTTAGAGAAGTTTGATAACGCAAAAACTGTAGAAGAACAAAAACAAGTCATTCATTCAATTAATGAGATTCGCAACGATTTTGGTACAATGGGAAACCTTTGTTACATTCGCCATTCTGTTGATACGACGGATACTTTTTATAAGGAGGAGCAGGATTTCTTTGATGAATTCTCTCCAGTTGTACAAGGATATGGTACAAAATATTATAAGGCACTCATTAATTCTCCATTTCGTGAAGAATTAGAGGCGTATTATGGAAAACAATTATTTGCTCTAGCAGAATGTGATTTAAAAACATATTCAGATGAAGTCGTGAAAGATTTACAATTAGAAAATAAATTATCATCGCAATATACACAGTTATTAGCATCTGCAAAAATTGACTTTGCTGGAGAAGAAAGAACGTTATCGCAACTGATTCCGTTTATGCAAGGAAAAGAAAGAAGCGAACGTAAAGCAGCAAGTGAAGCATACTACGGATTTTTAGCTGGAAATGAGGAAGAACTAGATCGTATTTATGATGAGCTTGTTAAAGTGAGAACGAAAATCGCAAAATCTTTAGGTTTCAAAAACTTTGTTGAACTTGGATATGCAAGAATGTACCGTACAGATTATAATGCGGAGATGGTGGCTAATTACCGTCAGCAAGTGCTAGATTATATCGTTCCCGTTACAACGGAATTAAGAAAGCGACAACAAGCACGTATCGGTGTAGAGAAGTTAGCTTATTACGACGAAAACTTTGAGTTTGCTACAGGTAACCCAACTCCAAAAGGAGATGCGGATTGGATTGTTGATCATGGAAAGACAATGTATAAAGAGTTATCGGCTGAAACAGATGAATTTTTCAATTTCATGCTAGATAATGATTTATTAGATTTAGTTGCGAAAAAAGGAAAAGCTGGTGGCGGATATTGTACATATATTGAGAATTATAAAGCGCCATTTATTTTCTCAAACTTCAATGGAACATCTGGTGACATTGATGTATTAACACATGAAGCAGGTCATGCCTTCCAAGTATATGAAAGTCGTAAATTTGAAATTCCAGAATATAATTGGCCAACATATGAGGCGTGTGAAATCCACTCTATGAGTATGGAATTCTTTACATGGCCATGGATGAAGCTATTCTTTGAAGAAGATGCAGATAAATATTACTTCTCTCACTTAAGTTCAGCACTTCTGTTTTTACCTTATGGTGTATCTGTTGATGAATATCAACATTATGTATATGAAAATCCTGAAGCATCACCTGAAGAGCGTAAGACAGCATGGCGTAACATAGAGAAGAAATATTTACCACATCGTGATTATGAGGAGAATGATTATTTAGAGCGCGGTGGTTTTTGGCAACGTCAAGGGCATATTTATAGCTCACCGTTTTATTATATTGATTACACGCTTGCTCAAATTTGTGCGCTACAATTTTGGAAACGTGCAAGAGATAATAGACAAGAGGCGTGGGAAGATTATGTGAATCTGTGCCAACAAGGTGGAAGTAAATCGTTCTTAGAATTAGTAGAGGTTGCAAATTTAACATCACCATTTGCTGAAGGCTGTGTGAAAAGTGTTATTACAGAAATTGAAGCATGGTTACATGCGATTGACGACACAAAATTGTAA
- a CDS encoding DinB family protein: MLQSNMDVSLESLVNSLQATRSTLLSEIEMLNDTEVNVKPRRDKWSIIQILHHLHLVEQSVTSALVYALQKNERNMTPFKDLQLTLDRTHKREAPQQMQPTETLMKKQQGIQLLEHSRQELLHALHSVIDEKDLFENGLKHPVFNDLNLYQWVQFLDLHEQRHLTQLKEAKHAILQR; the protein is encoded by the coding sequence ATGCTTCAATCTAATATGGATGTAAGTTTAGAAAGTTTAGTAAACTCATTACAGGCTACTCGAAGCACGCTATTATCAGAAATTGAAATGTTAAATGACACAGAAGTGAATGTAAAGCCACGCCGTGATAAATGGAGTATTATTCAAATTTTACACCACTTGCATTTAGTTGAACAATCTGTCACGTCTGCCCTTGTATATGCTTTACAAAAAAATGAAAGAAACATGACTCCATTTAAAGACCTCCAACTTACGCTTGATCGCACACATAAACGAGAAGCTCCTCAGCAAATGCAACCAACAGAAACTTTAATGAAAAAACAGCAAGGAATTCAATTACTAGAACATTCACGCCAAGAACTATTACACGCGCTTCATAGTGTTATAGATGAAAAAGATTTATTTGAAAATGGATTAAAGCATCCTGTTTTTAATGATCTGAATTTGTATCAATGGGTTCAATTTCTTGATTTGCATGAACAAAGACATCTTACGCAGTTAAAAGAGGCGAAACATGCAATTTTGCAACGCTAA
- a CDS encoding DUF6254 family protein, whose product MSKKKREEERAWKARKENQQPHGKVKAFAELVEGTEKT is encoded by the coding sequence ATGTCTAAGAAGAAGCGAGAAGAAGAGCGCGCCTGGAAAGCACGTAAAGAAAATCAACAACCGCACGGAAAAGTGAAAGCTTTTGCTGAATTAGTTGAAGGAACAGAAAAAACGTGA
- the kinB gene encoding sporulation sensor histidine kinase KinB has product MLVYHLFWNQKGKRSPKLNSAIFIVLCCLATVLCITFAAKTNNGFQFDMRHIVLIVGTLTGGPIAGGSILVVLNIYRLLLGGIGVFPSLIGSVLLFIVLLLTYKFFNRTSNRIKITLAIIYSLTYGFSWIPFFLSKVTNKTDYIPHIIVYELCSMLGTILILYLLHILQTQVRLQNELINAEKFHLIGEMAASISHEIRNPLTSTKGFLQLLQSDTCTEQERKLYIDIAINGIEQANHVLTDYLTFAKPSIEKEQTLQLEEELLHALSLITPLANLTNVRTHYIKQSTSFFIAGEKQKLNQCLLNILKNCIEAMPKGGDLYFTLVPDHKHIQLYIKDTGVGMDSEQVKRLGSPFYSTKEKGTGLGMMVVFSVVQAMNGKIDIISEKGIGTTFLLTFPLIQKT; this is encoded by the coding sequence ATGCTCGTATATCATTTATTTTGGAATCAAAAAGGGAAACGCTCTCCTAAATTAAATTCAGCTATATTCATTGTACTCTGTTGCCTTGCTACCGTACTCTGTATTACATTTGCAGCAAAAACAAATAATGGTTTTCAATTTGATATGCGCCATATTGTATTAATTGTCGGTACATTAACGGGAGGGCCTATTGCTGGTGGTTCTATCTTAGTTGTATTAAACATATATCGCTTATTATTAGGTGGGATAGGTGTTTTCCCATCTCTTATCGGTTCTGTTCTTCTATTTATTGTTCTATTATTAACATATAAATTTTTCAATCGAACTTCTAATCGTATAAAAATAACACTTGCTATTATCTACAGTCTCACATACGGATTTAGTTGGATACCCTTCTTCCTTTCAAAGGTTACAAATAAGACTGATTATATACCGCATATTATTGTGTATGAATTATGTTCAATGCTTGGTACGATTCTAATTTTATATTTACTACACATATTACAAACTCAAGTTCGTCTCCAAAACGAACTTATAAATGCTGAAAAGTTTCATTTAATTGGTGAAATGGCAGCGTCTATCTCTCATGAAATTCGCAATCCATTAACTTCAACGAAAGGTTTTTTACAACTGTTACAATCAGATACATGCACTGAGCAGGAACGAAAATTATATATCGACATTGCCATTAATGGCATCGAACAAGCAAATCATGTTCTTACAGATTATTTAACCTTTGCTAAACCAAGCATTGAAAAAGAACAAACATTACAGTTAGAAGAAGAATTACTACATGCATTGTCGTTAATTACACCGCTTGCTAATTTAACAAATGTACGTACTCATTATATAAAGCAAAGCACTTCTTTTTTTATCGCTGGAGAAAAGCAAAAACTAAATCAATGTTTATTAAATATTTTAAAAAATTGCATTGAGGCTATGCCAAAAGGCGGTGATCTTTATTTCACATTAGTTCCTGATCATAAGCATATTCAGTTATATATAAAAGATACAGGAGTCGGTATGGATTCAGAACAAGTAAAACGTCTTGGTTCGCCCTTTTATTCAACGAAAGAAAAAGGTACTGGACTTGGAATGATGGTCGTATTCAGTGTTGTTCAAGCTATGAATGGAAAAATTGATATTATAAGTGAAAAAGGAATCGGTACAACCTTTTTATTAACTTTTCCACTCATACAAAAAACGTGA
- the queC gene encoding 7-cyano-7-deazaguanine synthase QueC: MKKEKAVVVFSGGQDSTTCLFWAIEQFAEVEAVTFNYNQRHKLEIDCAAEIAKELGIKHTVLDMSLLNQLAPNALTRTDMEITHEEGELPSTFVDGRNLLFLSFAAVLAKQVGARHIVTGVCETDFSGYPDCRDVFVKSLNVTLNLSMDYPFVIHTPLMWIDKAETWKLSDELGAFEFVREKTLTCYNGIIGDGCGECPACQLRKAGLDTYLQEREGANN; the protein is encoded by the coding sequence ATGAAAAAAGAAAAAGCAGTTGTTGTTTTTAGTGGAGGACAAGATAGTACGACATGTTTATTTTGGGCAATAGAGCAGTTTGCAGAGGTAGAAGCTGTAACGTTTAATTACAATCAACGTCATAAGCTAGAAATTGATTGTGCAGCGGAAATTGCAAAAGAACTAGGAATAAAGCATACGGTACTAGATATGAGTCTATTAAATCAACTTGCTCCAAATGCTTTAACGAGAACGGATATGGAGATTACACATGAAGAAGGTGAATTGCCATCGACATTTGTAGATGGACGAAATTTACTCTTCTTATCATTTGCTGCTGTATTAGCAAAACAAGTTGGAGCACGTCATATTGTAACGGGTGTATGTGAAACTGATTTCAGTGGTTATCCAGACTGCCGTGACGTGTTTGTGAAATCGTTAAATGTTACTTTAAATTTATCTATGGATTACCCGTTTGTCATTCACACGCCACTTATGTGGATTGATAAGGCTGAAACATGGAAATTATCAGATGAACTTGGAGCATTTGAGTTTGTTCGAGAAAAAACATTAACATGTTATAACGGAATCATTGGTGATGGTTGCGGTGAATGTCCAGCATGTCAACTTCGTAAAGCAGGATTAGATACGTACCTACAAGAACGCGAAGGAGCGAACAACTAA
- the queD gene encoding 6-carboxytetrahydropterin synthase QueD, which yields MDNFFGFRIVENLQKMDKDIQRKQLKYHNKRVMVSKEFTFDAAHHLHCYEGKCKNLHGHTYKVVFGISGYVNEIGLAIDFGDIKEIWKNEIEIYLDHRYLNETLPAMNTTAENMVVWIYEKMAEALTKENRVNEYKGARVEFVRLFETPTSYAEVRREWMLDE from the coding sequence ATGGATAACTTTTTTGGATTTCGCATCGTAGAGAATTTGCAAAAAATGGACAAGGATATTCAGCGTAAACAACTCAAATACCATAATAAAAGAGTAATGGTCAGCAAGGAATTTACATTTGATGCAGCACACCATTTACACTGTTATGAAGGGAAATGTAAAAACTTACATGGTCACACATATAAAGTTGTATTTGGAATTAGTGGATATGTAAATGAAATAGGTCTTGCAATTGACTTTGGAGATATAAAAGAAATTTGGAAGAATGAAATAGAAATTTATCTAGATCATCGTTATTTAAACGAAACGTTACCTGCAATGAATACGACTGCTGAAAATATGGTCGTTTGGATTTATGAAAAGATGGCAGAAGCACTAACAAAAGAGAATCGAGTGAACGAATATAAAGGAGCTCGCGTTGAATTTGTTCGTCTATTTGAGACGCCGACTAGTTATGCGGAAGTAAGACGGGAGTGGATGCTTGATGAGTAA
- the queE gene encoding 7-carboxy-7-deazaguanine synthase QueE gives MSKIPVLEIFGPTIQGEGMVVGQKTMFIRTAGCDYSCAWCDSAFTWDGSAKDQIRQMTPEDIWDELVAIGGENFSHVTISGGNPALLKNIEFLLSILKENGMRTAIETQGSKWQDWLLQIDEITISPKPPSSTMKTDFQRLDAIIQKLAGKDISLKVVVFDDHDFEYAVKMHERYPKVPFFLQVGNDDTKTVDDAMLIKKLLDKYEWLIDKAVNCKEMNDAKVLPQLHALVWGNKRGV, from the coding sequence ATGAGTAAAATCCCTGTCTTAGAAATATTCGGTCCGACTATTCAAGGTGAAGGAATGGTTGTAGGGCAAAAGACAATGTTTATCCGTACAGCTGGTTGTGATTATAGCTGTGCTTGGTGTGATTCTGCTTTTACGTGGGATGGATCAGCTAAAGATCAAATTAGACAGATGACACCAGAAGATATTTGGGATGAGCTTGTTGCAATTGGAGGAGAAAATTTTTCTCATGTTACGATTTCAGGTGGAAATCCGGCATTACTGAAAAATATTGAGTTTCTTCTTTCTATATTAAAAGAAAATGGAATGCGAACGGCAATTGAAACGCAAGGGAGTAAATGGCAAGATTGGTTACTTCAAATTGATGAGATAACAATTTCTCCAAAACCACCAAGTTCAACGATGAAAACAGATTTTCAGAGGTTAGATGCTATTATTCAGAAACTAGCAGGAAAAGATATTAGTTTAAAAGTAGTAGTATTCGATGATCATGATTTTGAATATGCAGTTAAGATGCACGAACGTTATCCAAAGGTACCATTTTTCTTACAAGTAGGAAACGATGATACAAAAACAGTGGATGATGCGATGCTTATAAAAAAATTATTAGATAAGTATGAATGGCTGATTGATAAAGCTGTAAATTGTAAAGAGATGAATGATGCAAAAGTATTGCCTCAGCTTCATGCGTTAGTATGGGGAAATAAGCGCGGCGTATAA
- the queF gene encoding preQ(1) synthase → MTGRLDEDLKDVTLLGNQNTKYLFEYSPEILEVFDNNHPNRDYFVKFNCPEFTSLCPKTGQPDFATIYISYIPEQKMVESKSLKLYLFSFRNHGDFHEDCMNVIMNDLIKLMDPRYIEVWGKFTPRGGISIDPYCNYGRPGTKYEQMADYRMMNHDLYPETIDNR, encoded by the coding sequence ATGACAGGAAGATTAGATGAAGATTTAAAAGATGTAACATTACTAGGGAATCAAAATACAAAATATTTATTTGAATATAGCCCAGAAATATTAGAGGTATTTGATAATAATCATCCAAACCGTGATTATTTTGTAAAATTCAATTGTCCTGAATTTACAAGTTTATGCCCGAAAACAGGACAACCAGATTTTGCAACAATTTATATTAGCTATATTCCAGAGCAAAAAATGGTAGAGAGTAAATCTTTAAAGTTGTATTTATTTAGTTTCCGCAATCACGGTGATTTCCATGAAGATTGCATGAACGTTATTATGAACGATTTAATTAAATTAATGGATCCACGTTATATTGAGGTATGGGGGAAATTCACACCACGTGGTGGTATTTCAATTGATCCATACTGCAACTACGGGCGCCCAGGGACGAAGTATGAACAAATGGCTGATTACCGCATGATGAACCACGATCTATATCCGGAAACAATTGATAATCGTTAA
- a CDS encoding YkvS family protein — protein MQIAETGDIIEFKGGMQGRVQKVNQNSVIVDITIMKNFRELDMEPLTVVSHKNYTVINQNA, from the coding sequence ATGCAGATCGCAGAAACTGGAGATATCATCGAATTTAAAGGTGGAATGCAAGGCCGTGTTCAAAAAGTAAATCAAAACTCTGTTATTGTTGATATAACAATTATGAAGAATTTTAGAGAACTAGATATGGAACCTCTTACAGTTGTAAGTCATAAAAACTATACTGTCATTAATCAAAATGCATAA
- a CDS encoding GNAT family N-acetyltransferase — MIRKAKKTDAMAIAPLLYNALHEIAEKITGSTDEAEVLLGLETWFSKENNRLSYENCFVYEQDESAVGVIVAYHGSEATQLDAPIVHHLRELHKDESITLEKEAELDEYYIDTLSVSSAHGGKGIGSKLIEVAEIYATEKGHEKIALLVNLENTRAYSLYEKLGYKKDEIVMLVGEPYAHLVKPLNVKISIS; from the coding sequence ATGATTCGGAAAGCAAAAAAGACAGATGCAATGGCAATAGCTCCTTTATTGTATAATGCTCTGCATGAAATTGCTGAAAAAATCACAGGTAGCACAGATGAAGCAGAAGTATTACTAGGACTTGAGACATGGTTCTCAAAAGAAAATAACCGTCTGAGCTACGAAAACTGTTTTGTCTATGAACAAGACGAGAGTGCAGTTGGAGTTATTGTCGCTTATCACGGTAGTGAAGCAACACAGCTTGACGCACCAATTGTACATCACTTAAGAGAATTACATAAAGATGAATCAATTACGTTAGAAAAAGAAGCTGAGCTTGATGAGTATTACATTGATACACTATCAGTTTCAAGTGCACACGGCGGAAAAGGTATCGGTTCTAAATTAATTGAAGTTGCCGAAATCTATGCAACTGAAAAAGGGCATGAAAAAATCGCTTTACTTGTTAATTTAGAAAACACACGCGCCTATTCACTATACGAAAAGTTAGGTTATAAAAAAGATGAAATTGTTATGCTAGTAGGCGAACCTTATGCTCATCTCGTAAAACCATTAAACGTCAAAATTTCTATATCTTAA
- the nrdI gene encoding class Ib ribonucleoside-diphosphate reductase assembly flavoprotein NrdI → MLVAYDSMTGNVKRFIHKLNMPAVQIDEDLVIDEDFILITYTTGFGNVPERVLDFLERNNEKLKGVSASGNRNWGDMFGASADKISTKYEVPIVSKFELSGTNNDVEYFKERVREIATH, encoded by the coding sequence ATGTTAGTTGCATATGATTCTATGACAGGAAACGTGAAGCGTTTCATTCACAAATTAAATATGCCGGCCGTTCAAATTGATGAAGATCTAGTAATAGATGAAGACTTTATTCTTATTACGTATACAACAGGTTTTGGCAATGTACCAGAACGTGTTTTAGACTTTTTAGAGCGCAATAATGAAAAATTAAAAGGCGTATCTGCAAGCGGCAATCGTAACTGGGGAGACATGTTCGGTGCAAGTGCTGACAAGATTTCTACTAAATATGAAGTGCCTATTGTATCAAAATTTGAGTTATCTGGAACAAATAACGATGTAGAATATTTTAAGGAAAGGGTGCGGGAGATTGCGACACATTGA
- the nrdE gene encoding class 1b ribonucleoside-diphosphate reductase subunit alpha: MRHIELNNEITQMQDGFYQLHKDKEALEVFMEEARENTVPFNSVAERMEYMKEHDYYYNVLDEYSLEEVEEVYNIAYGENFEFQSYMAASKFYKDYALKTNDQKQYLESYEDRVAIVSLYLGRGDVSKARQFASMIVKQNYQPATPTFLNAGRSRRGEMVSCFLLEMDDSLNSIGFNINTAMQLSKIGGGVALNLSKLRARGEQIKGIDNAASGVVPVMKLLEDSFSYANQLGQRKGAGAVYLNIFHWDIIEFLDTKKINADEKSRIQSLSIGIIVPSKFFELAEKNEPFHVFAPYTVYKEYGKHLDDIDIDEMYDELMSNPKVKKKPLDISARDMLIKIAMIQLESGYPYLMFKSNANNQHPLKDIGTVKMSNLCTEIFQLQETSEINDYGTDDIIRRDINCNLGSLNIVNVMENKEIREAVHAGMEALTAVSDMTIIPNAPTVKKANDELHSVGLGAMNLHGYLAKNKIAYESAEAKEFARTFFMMLNYYSIEKSMEIATEKGETFKDFDKSDYANGTYFEKYETTDYSPVTEKVQQLFEGIHIPTKEDWTSLKEQVQKNGLYNSYRLAIAPTQSISYVQNATSSVMPIVSQIESRTYANATTYYPMPYLSKDTFWYYKSSYDMNQFKLIDLIAEIQEHIDQGISTILYVNSDISTRELARYYIYAHKKGLKSLYYTRTRKLSVEECVACTV; this comes from the coding sequence TTGCGACACATTGAACTGAATAATGAAATCACGCAAATGCAGGACGGTTTTTATCAGCTTCATAAAGATAAAGAGGCATTAGAAGTCTTTATGGAAGAAGCTAGAGAGAATACCGTTCCTTTTAATAGCGTGGCAGAGCGAATGGAGTATATGAAAGAACATGATTACTATTACAACGTTCTGGACGAGTATAGCTTGGAGGAAGTAGAGGAAGTATATAACATCGCTTATGGTGAAAACTTCGAGTTCCAATCTTATATGGCAGCATCTAAGTTCTACAAAGATTATGCGTTAAAAACGAATGATCAAAAACAATACTTAGAAAGCTATGAAGATCGTGTAGCAATTGTTTCATTATACTTAGGACGCGGTGATGTTTCGAAGGCAAGACAATTCGCAAGCATGATTGTAAAACAAAACTACCAACCAGCGACACCAACCTTTTTAAATGCGGGAAGAAGCAGAAGAGGAGAAATGGTGTCTTGTTTCTTGTTAGAGATGGACGATAGCTTAAATTCGATCGGCTTTAACATTAATACTGCGATGCAATTATCGAAAATCGGCGGGGGAGTAGCTTTAAACTTATCTAAGCTACGCGCACGCGGTGAGCAAATTAAAGGTATCGACAACGCTGCAAGTGGCGTAGTACCTGTTATGAAATTGCTTGAAGATTCGTTTTCATATGCGAATCAGCTTGGTCAACGAAAAGGTGCCGGTGCAGTATATTTAAACATTTTCCATTGGGATATTATTGAATTCCTTGATACAAAAAAAATAAATGCCGATGAGAAGAGCCGTATTCAGTCTCTATCAATCGGAATTATCGTTCCAAGTAAGTTCTTTGAGCTTGCTGAGAAAAACGAACCTTTCCATGTTTTCGCGCCTTATACGGTTTATAAAGAATATGGCAAGCATTTAGATGATATTGACATTGATGAAATGTACGATGAATTAATGAGCAATCCGAAAGTGAAGAAGAAGCCACTAGATATTAGTGCACGTGATATGCTTATTAAAATCGCTATGATTCAGCTTGAGTCTGGTTACCCATACTTAATGTTTAAATCAAATGCAAATAATCAACATCCATTGAAGGATATTGGAACTGTGAAGATGTCGAACTTATGTACAGAAATCTTCCAGCTTCAAGAAACTTCAGAAATAAATGATTACGGTACAGATGACATTATCCGTCGTGATATTAACTGTAACTTAGGATCGTTAAATATCGTAAACGTAATGGAAAATAAAGAAATTCGTGAAGCAGTTCATGCGGGAATGGAAGCTTTAACAGCTGTTTCTGATATGACGATTATTCCGAATGCACCAACTGTGAAAAAAGCAAATGACGAGCTTCATTCAGTTGGACTTGGAGCAATGAACTTACACGGATATTTAGCAAAAAATAAAATCGCTTATGAAAGTGCAGAAGCGAAAGAATTCGCTCGTACATTCTTTATGATGTTAAATTACTACTCTATTGAGAAAAGTATGGAAATCGCTACAGAAAAAGGCGAGACATTTAAGGACTTCGATAAATCTGATTATGCGAATGGCACATACTTCGAAAAGTATGAAACGACAGATTACAGCCCAGTAACTGAAAAAGTTCAGCAACTATTTGAAGGAATTCATATTCCAACAAAAGAAGATTGGACAAGTTTAAAAGAGCAAGTACAGAAGAATGGTTTATACAACTCATATCGTCTTGCCATTGCTCCAACACAATCAATCAGTTACGTTCAAAATGCAACTTCAAGCGTAATGCCGATTGTAAGTCAAATCGAATCAAGAACATATGCGAATGCGACAACATATTATCCAATGCCGTATTTATCAAAAGATACGTTCTGGTACTATAAATCTTCTTACGATATGAATCAGTTTAAATTAATTGATTTAATCGCAGAAATTCAAGAACATATTGACCAAGGAATTAGTACAATTCTTTACGTTAATAGTGATATTTCAACACGTGAATTAGCACGTTACTACATCTATGCACATAAAAAAGGCTTAAAGAGTCTGTATTATACGAGAACACGTAAATTAAGCGTGGAAGAGTGTGTGGCTTGTACCGTTTAA
- the nrdF gene encoding class 1b ribonucleoside-diphosphate reductase subunit beta has product MRAVNWNKKEDDFSLMFWKQNIAQFWTEEEIAVSSDKNTWVQLSKEEQIAYKRVLGGLTLLDTKQGGEGMPLVLVHLENLQAKSVLAFMGAMEEVHAKSYSHIFTTLATEEEIDDIFDWVDNHPLLEKKAGIITSYYRRLLKPEVTKKELYMAMVASVFLESYLFYSGFFYPLYLAGQGKLTASGEIINLIIRDESIHGVFVGILAQQIFAELSAEEQQEVQKETQELLMELYEIEMAYTEEIYTSIGLVEDVNRFVRYNANKGLMNLGLEPKFEEEEINPIVLNGLRTDTKNHDFFSVKGNGYVKATNVEKLADDDFVFNF; this is encoded by the coding sequence ATGCGTGCGGTAAACTGGAACAAAAAAGAAGATGATTTTAGTTTAATGTTTTGGAAGCAAAACATCGCTCAGTTTTGGACAGAAGAAGAAATTGCGGTTTCGTCTGACAAAAATACTTGGGTGCAATTATCGAAAGAAGAGCAAATTGCTTATAAGCGTGTATTAGGTGGTTTAACACTTTTAGATACGAAACAAGGTGGCGAAGGAATGCCACTTGTACTGGTTCATCTTGAAAATTTACAAGCGAAAAGTGTATTAGCTTTCATGGGAGCTATGGAAGAAGTACATGCGAAAAGTTATAGTCACATTTTCACAACATTAGCTACAGAAGAAGAGATTGATGATATTTTTGACTGGGTAGACAATCATCCGTTACTTGAGAAAAAAGCTGGTATTATTACTAGTTACTATCGTCGTTTATTAAAGCCTGAAGTAACAAAAAAAGAGTTATACATGGCAATGGTAGCAAGTGTGTTCTTAGAAAGTTACTTATTCTATAGCGGATTCTTCTATCCACTTTACTTAGCTGGTCAAGGAAAACTAACAGCAAGTGGTGAGATTATCAACTTGATAATTCGTGATGAGTCAATTCACGGCGTATTCGTCGGTATTTTAGCACAACAAATCTTCGCAGAACTTTCTGCAGAAGAGCAACAAGAAGTGCAAAAAGAAACACAAGAGTTATTAATGGAACTATATGAAATTGAAATGGCCTATACAGAAGAAATTTACACTTCTATCGGTCTTGTAGAAGATGTAAATCGTTTCGTTCGTTACAATGCGAATAAAGGGCTTATGAACTTAGGACTTGAGCCGAAGTTTGAAGAAGAAGAAATTAACCCAATCGTTTTAAATGGTTTACGTACAGATACGAAAAACCATGATTTCTTCTCTGTAAAAGGAAATGGTTACGTAAAAGCAACGAACGTTGAAAAGTTAGCTGACGATGACTTCGTGTTTAACTTTTAA